The stretch of DNA TGACTTTGTTAAACAATGTGGTGTCAATAGTACCTACCCATCTGAGCTTACTTTCTACTGGGATTATAAAAATGTCACTTACAATGCTCCTTTAGGTGATTTTTAATCTAGAGCTCTCTTATTATACCGTTgtcttttttcaattcttgttttgcGTAGATTTTATACTTTGTTtctttaaataaaaaagttCTTACTAACTTAtagttttaattaatttatttatactAACGTTAACTTGGTAACCCTTAGTGAGGCCAGCTAATTGCCATCACTCgtaattcaataaaaaaatacacTAAACTTATTCATTACAAAATCATATTAACATAATTACTAACTATTTACATTCTAATGAGGTAGAATCTTATTTCTCTTGCATCATATTAACATCAAACCAACCCAAAAAGTCGTCATCTTggttatcattattaaacCATCCACTTGTTTGTTGATCAAAAAAGTTGGTGATTTGAGATGCAAATGGAGCAACAGagttttcttgttttaCTTCTGGTGACATATTCATTTCATCAATCTTTGGCAAATAAGTTTGTGGTAACGGTGAGTTTGCCAAAATAAAAGGTGGTTGCTGAAGGGGCGGCgttgaagaaatcattgaaaattgcggtggtggtgattgTTGAAACTGTCtttgatgttgaagatgTGGTTGCTGTTGATTCGattgctgctgttgttggtattgCTGCAGTTGCTGCAGGtgcttttgttgttgttgttgtgatggttcttgctgttgttgatctTGCTGCATTGGATACTGCTGAAGAGTTGGTGCTTGTGAGGGTAAAGATTGCGAGGGTAAAGAATCTAAAACTTCTCTTGTTGAACCAGTAGCTTCAAGCATAGGTAAGGGAATACCATTTATTTCAAGTGGTTTGCTAGAATCAAAAGATTTCAGTTTTGCTTGATTCATAGCTTGATCAGTTGGAACTAAtgtagtaatagtagttCCATTAGGTGATGTCGTGGTAATTGTCTTGAAATCATCCTTAGTGATTTGGTTGTAAAATGGCAAGGGCAAGATTTTCTTGTTAGGCTGAGCCTGTCTTTTCCCCTTATCAAGTACTGATCGTCTTCTTGCCTCATGTACACACCAAACCAAATCATAGAATAAAGATGCTGTCAAATGTGACCTCATTCTGGTGATAATACTTGAATCCTCATTTTCCAGATCATTTAGAAATATTTCAGGATAATTATACAACACCATGTTCAAATTTTCTAGAACTTTGGCTGTTCGAGAAATATCGTTTTGCAAATCTTTCCAGGAACTCAACGTGTTTCTAAATAAACGATGCACAGTAACAATCAGCTGTCTAGCACTATCCACATACTTGTCAATCAAATATCTTGACAAATGTAATTTGAACAACATGAAAACACTATATGTCACTGCTTGTCTGATATATATTGGcaattcaatcaatgaaatgTCATTCACCATTTTAGAAACGATTGTCACAATTCTTGTTGCTGATAAATATGCAAAACTGACATACTTGACTTGATCCTCGATAGGTGTACCTGGTAAAAAGGCAAAGCAGCAGatcatcaatttaataTACAAATAATATACTTCAATTGGCCCCCCTTCTTCAAATTGAAGTTTAAATCTTAATCTTTCCAATTCTCTATCCAATAAACTAAGTGAACCAGCACGATTCAGAGGCTCCAATAAACCGTCTGGTCTAGTAACGCTAATACCCATAATATTAACTAATTTGCATTGGAAAATAGATAGCGAAATCAAACAACGGAAATTTTTAGGCAACGATTTATCAACACGAGCATTCtctaataaataatcagTAGTGTTTATTGAAGGTGGCAACCCCAACAATGATGACCAAAACTGTtcacaaaagaaaactgCTAACCATGAACGAGTCCTCCACCTTTCTGCATCAGGTCCTAGACTTACTTGATTCCGACTAAATTCTTGAATGAATTCTCCACCACGATGTAGACCTAATTGTAATGACAAGTTCTTTGCCAATCCAACAAATCTATAAGAGCAATCATCcaaaactttttcattagGTAACGGCCATATTGAAAGTATGATCAAGGCTTGGATAACATGAGTTGATCTTGGTGTTTTAATCCAACATGTTTCAATTGctaattgtttaattaaGGATGCCAACGACATATAAAGTTTGGGTTCTGGTTCTGATAAGCTTGCGGTAAGAATCACGGCCCAGAAAAGCAATTGAGATTTATGATACAATTCGGTGGCAGATCgagatattattattggcaAAAATGGTAAATGTGTGGTCATAAACTTGTCGTGTAACTCATTGGCCCTGTTTAATGGCAAAGTAACGTCACCCAAAATAAATTCTGAGATTGGttgtaattcttcaatGTTTTCTGGTGTATTTAAAGCGTATGGAGAATTGTCGGAATTTTCGTGAGTCAACGGTGCATTTTGTTGAATACTTGTCACAGAAGGAATTGGCGATGCATTGCTAAATGCAACTTGTGGTGATGAGTTTGCAGACGTATATGACAATGCACGTTGTGGATTTGGaggatgttgttgttgagatTGCGATCCAGAcagttgttgctgttgcgAAGCGTGGTTCAAATTGTGTTGATTCAAAGCTTGTGTGAGCAAAGATTCATTTTTAGTCAACATTTCAATCTTGGCcttcaattcatcaacatccAGTTTCAATGATTGGATTTGTGACCCTTTGCGAGGTCTAAATTCGGGGTCAATTTCACATTTCAAACCCATTTTTTTACATCTTTCACATGGGTTTGGATAATTATCTGAAGCAttacatttgattttatgTTGACGACAAAAAGTACATGAAGTCACTGGCCTATGACCTGTTGGTTTGGAAGTTTTCTGTGGAGGTGTTCCGACTGATGTTGGTGTAGCACTGTTGGGTGTTGAAGCTGtagaatttgattttcttgatttctttgattcATTTCCAGGTGTACTGGCTGctgattttctttttgagTTTACAGGTTTAGTTTGAGCTGGAAGTAATGGCAATGGGGTTTGTGGGTTGGTTGGTGTAGGGGATGGTTTAGGCAAAATTCTCACTTTACCTTTTTCAAACTTCATTTTTCTATAGAAACAAATGTTGAGGTTCTATGGTTCTAGTTAAGGGAGGAGTCGATTGGTTGTCGACACACGTTGATGGCAGCTTTGGTGataattttatattattcCTAACGTTCTTGTTATACCTTGgaatgaataaaaaaaaattattgttattttctGTTGAGAACGTAATTCCCGTgatttttctctcttttttttttttcttctgatTATTCCACAACTGGTAATATGGATTTAACTGAGAGTTAATTGATATCTTCAGTACCttcttgattgaaaaataagttaaaaagaatatttattaatatacTGTCAGGAAGAAAGGAAGAGAAAGtaagaaaaaatatataaaagaaaagaaactgaatttgaaaactacTTTCTGCATCGTCCGTTGTAAATTTGAATGGGAGAAATTATTAAGCTTTGTTTACTACTAGACCCGAAATTGCCTTTTCACAGaaggaaaatttttttaattgtatttctttttttatttgcgGGATGTgacaaaaccaaaacttTACTATTGCAGTAATGATGCAAGGTCGTGCAGCTCGACTCAAAATCActgatgaaaaagataaaatttttttgttcctTTGCTTTCAGCATGAAGATCGTTTAGATAATCcttattttctttctcttctACTTTTCCTGTATGCAGGGTTGCCAGTTTCACATTAAACggcatcatcatcatcaaatttgaaaacaatgaACTAGATAAATTGCCGTGTTTAATGGATATTCAACCGAATCAATCTTTTGTTAGC from Candida albicans SC5314 chromosome R, complete sequence encodes:
- the SEF1 gene encoding Sef1p (Zn2-Cys6 transcription factor; regulates iron uptake; negatively regulated by Sfu1p, positively regulated by Tbf1; promotes virulence in mice; mutants display decreased colonization of mouse kidneys; Spider biofilm induced), translated to MKFEKGKVRILPKPSPTPTNPQTPLPLLPAQTKPVNSKRKSAASTPGNESKKSRKSNSTASTPNSATPTSVGTPPQKTSKPTGHRPVTSCTFCRQHKIKCNASDNYPNPCERCKKMGLKCEIDPEFRPRKGSQIQSLKSDVDELKAKIEMLTKNESLLTQALNQHNLNHASQQQQSSGSQSQQQHPPNPQRALSYTSANSSPQVAFSNASPIPSVTSIQQNAPLTHENSDNSPYALNTPENIEELQPISEFILGDVTLPLNRANELHDKFMTTHLPFLPIIISRSATELYHKSQLLFWAVILTASLSEPEPKLYMSLASLIKQLAIETCWIKTPRSTHVIQALIILSIWPLPNEKVLDDCSYRFVGLAKNLSLQLGLHRGGEFIQEFSRNQVSLGPDAERWRTRSWLAVFFCEQFWSSLLGLPPSINTTDYLLENARVDKSLPKNFRCLISLSIFQCKLVNIMGISVTRPDGLLEPSNRAGSLSLLDRELERLRFKLQFEEGGPIEVYYLYIKLMICCFAFLPGTPIEDQVKYVSFAYLSATRIVTIVSKMVNDISLIELPIYIRQAVTYSVFMLFKLHLSRYLIDKYVDSARQSIVTVHRLFRNTLSSWKDLQNDISRTAKVLENLNMVLYNYPEIFLNDSENEDSSIITRMRSHLTASLFYDLVWCVHEARRRSVLDKGKRQAQPNKKILPLPFYNQITKDDFKTITTTSPNGTTITTLVPTDQAMNQAKSKSFDSSKPLEINGIPLPMLEATGSTREVLDSLPSQSLPSQAPTLQQYPMQQDQQQQEPSQQQQQKHSQQSQQYQQQQQSNQQQPHLQHQRQFQQSPPPQFSMISSTPPLQQPPFILANSPLPQTYLPKIDEMNMSPEVKQENSVAPFASQITNFFDQQTSGWFNNDNQDDDFLGWFDVNMMQEK